One genomic region from Motacilla alba alba isolate MOTALB_02 chromosome 5, Motacilla_alba_V1.0_pri, whole genome shotgun sequence encodes:
- the FJX1 gene encoding four-jointed box protein 1, giving the protein MKRARRAAPGPLPVLGLLLLGALPGLWTVLLRREAAALPEPRPPAGQSPGRWGWGRSPPVGGESGGGGQKTFRTLLAVPAAAADREERDGEERLAVTDSQPPADTASPVERGIFWSRELEEQVPPGFAAEEAAAWLSAARAARVASLERGGCGRSSNRLARLSDGSRACVRYGINPEQIQGEALSYHLAGVLGMQERLPPMALALVEARGRQWEPVREELRGSHWAEGAVVSLTRWVDNLTAVVAPAPWGAEAGAGRRLQPLSAGELVGLSPSQLVELVQWSDLILFDYLTANFDRLVSNLFSLQWDPRVMRRATSNLLRAPDGGLVFMDNEAGLVHGYRLLSMWDPYNEPLLRSVCVFREGTARRVAELHRRRSAAAELRRRYRAREPLWARLGFLSERQAELLQARVDFVHRHIAHCRAQAAVL; this is encoded by the coding sequence ATGAAGCGGGCGAGgcgggccgcgccgggccccctgcccgtgctggggctgctgctgctgggcgcCCTGCCGGGGCTCTGGACGGTGCTACtgcggcgggaggcggcggcgctgccggagccgcgcccgcccgccgggcAGTCCCCGGGGCgatggggctgggggcgctCCCCGCCGGTGGGGGGCGAgtccggcggcggcgggcagaAAACTTTTCGGACGCTGCTGGCGgtgccggcggcggcggcggacCGGGAGGAGCGGGACGGCGAGGAGCGGCTCGCTGTGACCGACTCGCAGCCGCCGGCCGACACCGCCTCTCCGGTGGAGCGGGGCATCTTCTGGAGCCgtgagctggaggagcaggtgcCGCCGGGCTTCGCggcggaggaggcggcggcgtGGCTGTCGGCCGCCCGCGCAGCCCGCGTGGCCTCGCTGGAGCGGGGCGGCTGCGGGCGCAGCTCCAACCGGCTGGCGCGGCTGTCGGACGGGAGCCGCGCCTGCGTCCGCTACGGCATCAACCCGGAGCAGATCCAGGGCGAGGCGCTCTCGTATCACCTGGCCGGGGTGCTGGGCATGCAGGAGCGGCTGCCGCCCATGGCCCTCGCCCTGGTGGAAGCCCGCGGGCGACAGTGGGAGCCGGTGCGCGAGGAGCTGCGCGGCTCGCACTGGGCCGAGGGCGCCGTGGTCAGCCTGACCCGCTGGGTGGACAATCTCACCGCCGTGGTGGCTCCCGCGCCCTGGGGCGCCGAGGCGGGCGCCGGCCGGCGGCTGCAGCCGCTGTCGGCGGGGGAGCTGGTCGGGCTGTCGCCGTCGCAGCTGGTGGAGCTGGTGCAGTGGAGCGATCTGATCCTCTTCGACTACCTGACGGCCAACTTCGACCGCCTGGTCAGCAACCTCTTCAGCCTGCAGTGGGACCCGCGGGTGATGCGCCGCGCCACCAGCAACCTGCTCCGCGCCCCCGACGGCGGGCTCGTCTTCATGGACAACGAGGCGGGGCTGGTGCACGGCTACCGTCTCCTCTCCATGTGGGACCCCTACAACGAGCCGCTGCTCCGCTCCGTGTGCGTGTTCCGCGAAGGCACGGCCCGCCGCGTGGCCGAGCTGCACCGCCgccgcagcgccgccgccgaGCTGCGCCGCCGCTACCGGGCGCGGGAGCCGCTCTGGGCGCGCCTCGGCTTCCTCTCCGAGCGCCAGGCCGAGCTCCTGCAGGCCCGCGTCGACTTCGTGCACCGCCACATCGCCCACTGCCGCGCCCAGGCCGCCGTGCTCTGA